In Primulina huaijiensis isolate GDHJ02 chromosome 16, ASM1229523v2, whole genome shotgun sequence, a single genomic region encodes these proteins:
- the LOC140961034 gene encoding uncharacterized protein produces the protein MAIAMIVATILQGLVNSNTNQPPLPPPQNGIKFHYESLRKNRCPTFSGSADPEVSQSWLKSVETQLRLLEVPEALKVDVIVHFLDDKAGKWWEAISPAMKCGTNLVAAFSRSFSETVLSRRAQDMSVGEYTSQFNALGSYAPTILVDEVLKLHRFKKGLNSRIQSALAVYQPANISDLMVAVIRAEADIRRREGENRNKRPLNSQPSQGRPMFKKPNQSGGRIAECPTSANRPAGQNKGTRPNAGAGPSKPKEDKPNDRVFAMTQEEADDANEVVSGTVLIQKVPDYALLDCGATHSFMSRFAKKLGFELEKLTEPFRIATPTSRAIETDEIYKDCKISISNQTFSADLIQLIMVDFNIILGMDWLARNSAIVDCKGKRVKLRTPDQEEAMFHGKSKERKSQLSASQAWKAMKSGDDIYLAMVSEVKEEVELKLEDIPIVKEFPDFFLEELSGTIPNCEIEFEINLVPGAAPISKAPYRMTPTKLKELKEQLQELLDKRKIRPSVSPWGVPLKGAAVFSKLDMMTGYHQLKVRAEDIPKKAFRTRYGHYEFTLMPFGMKNEPATFMDLMNRVFKSFLNQFIVVFIDDILVYSPDEKSHEEHLHLALQTLRENKLYAKFIKCEFWLRSVSFLVHVISKAGVSVDPRKVQAITEWPRPKNAIDIISFLGLAGYYRKFVEGFSSIAVPLTKLTQKNSKFIWSESCEKSF, from the exons ATGGCCATAGCCATGATCGTGGCGACAATACTGCAAGGGTTAGTGAACTCGAACACAAATCAGCCACCTCTACCTCCACCACAGAATGGGATCAAGTTTCACTATGAATCACTTCGCAAGAACAGATGTCCAACCTTCAGTGGATCTGCTGACCCTGAAGTTAGCCAGAGCTGGTTGAAAAGTGTGGAAACCCAACTGCGACTATTGGAAGTTCCCGAGGCACTGAAAGTGGACGTGATTGTACATTTCCTAGATGATAAAGCAGGCAAGTGGTGGGAAGCAATCTCGCCAGCCATGAAGTGCGGGACCAATCTCGTGGCAGCATTTTCGAGAAGCTTTTCTGAAACAGTATTATCCCGCCGAG CTCAAGATATGTCAGTTGGGGAATACACCTCCCAGTTCAATGCCCTTGGATCATATGCTCCAACAATCTTGGTGGATGAAGTCTTGAAATTGCACCGCTTTAAGAAGGGGTTGAACAGCAGGATCCAATCAGCTCTAGCAGTCTACCAACCTGCCAACATTTCAGACCTGATGGTCGCGGTTATCCGAGCCGAAGCTGACATTCGTCGAAGAGAAGGGGAAAACAGGAACAAGCGACCTCTTAACAGTCAGCCTTCCCAAGGAAGACCAATGTTCAAGAAGCCCAATCAGTCAG GGGGCAGAATTGCAGAGTGTCCAACTTCCGCCAACCGACCAGCAGGGCAGAACAAAGGAACTAGGCCAAATGCGGGAGCAGGCCCTAGTAAACCAAAAGAGGACAAACCTAACGACAGGGTCTTTGCCATGACTCAGGAAGAGGCAGACGACGCAAATGAAGTCGTGTCAGGTACCGTCCTAATTCAAAAAGTGCCTGATTATGCATTACTTGACTGTGGTGCTACACATTCCTTTATGTCTAGATTTGCTAAGAAGTTAGGATTTGAGCTCGAGAAATTAACTGAGCCATTTCGAATAGCAACACCTACAAGTAGGGCCATTGAAACTGACGAAATTTACAAAGATTGTAAAATCAGTATTAGTAATCAGACTTTTAGTGCCGACTTGATACAATTGATCATGGTCGATTTCAACATCATCttagggatggattggttagcaAGAAACAGTGCGATAGTAGATTGTAAGGGAAAGAGAGTCAAACTCCGAACCCCAGATCAGGAAGAAGCCATGTTTCATGGTAAATCTAAGGAgcggaagtcacagctttccgcaTCTCAGgcttggaaagccatgaaatCCGGAGATGACATATACCTAGCAATGGTCAGTGAAGTAAAAGAAGAAGTCGAGCTGAAACTGGAGGACATCCCGATAGTGAAAGAGTTCCCAGATTTTTTTCTAGAAGAACTCTCGGGGACAATCCCCAACTGCGAAATTGAGTTCGAAATCAACTTGGTCCccggtgctgcaccaatctctaaagcaccttacagAATGACACCAACCAAACTCAAGGAGCTGAAAgaacaactccaagaattgctagataaAAGGAAAATTCGACCGAGTGTGTCCCCGTGGGGAGTTCCA CTCAAAGGAGCCGCTGTCTTTTCTAAACTTGATATGATGACAGGTTACCACCAGTTGAAGGTCAGGGCTGAAGATATCCCAAAGAAAGCTTTtcgaaccagatatgggcattatgaattcacATTGATGCCTTTTGGCATGAAAAACGAGCCGGCAACATTCATGGACCTAATGAACAGAGTATTCAAGTCATTCCTGAATCAGTTCATAGTGGTATTCAtcgacgacatcctcgtctattCCCCTGACGAGAAAAGCCACGAAGAGCACCTTCACCTTGCTCTGCAAACCTTAAGAGAGAATAAGCTTTATGCTAAGTTTAtcaagtgtgaattctggctaaGGAGTGTATCCTTTCTAGTACATGTGATCTCGAAAGCAGGAGTGTCAGTGGATCCAAGGAAAGTGCAGGCAATTACAGAGTGGCCGAGACCCAAGAACGCCATCGACATCATAAGCTTTCTTGGATTGGCAGGTTACTACCGAAAGTTTGTCGAAGGGTTCTCCTCGATAGCAGTACCACTGACGAAACTCACACAAAAAAATTCTAAGTTCATCTGGAGTGAAAGTTGTGAGAAGAGCTTCTAG
- the LOC140961035 gene encoding uncharacterized protein yields MTVDKVKIVREKLKAAQDRQKSWADLKRRLVEFNVGKKAYMKVSPTRGVVRFSKAEKLNPRYVGPFEIFEKVGMLACRLVVPPSMSRIHNVFYVYELRRYIPDPSHVLEVEPLLIEGNLGE; encoded by the coding sequence ATGACCGTGGACAAGGTTAAAATCGTTCGGGAAAAactcaaggcagctcaagacCGACAGAAGAGCTGGGCAGATCTGAAGAGAAGGCTTGTAGAGTTCAACGTGGGCAAGAAGGCCTATATGAAAGTCTCGCCTACGAGAGGAGTCGTTCGATTCAGTAAGGCCGAAAAACTGAACCCTCGTTATGTTGGACCATTCGAAATCTTTGAAAAAGTGGGCATGCTAGCATGCAGACTGGTGGTGCCACCAAGCATGTCAAGAATCCACAACGTGTTCTACGTGTACGAACTGAGAAGGTACATTCCAGACCCAAGTCACGTGTTGGAAGTAGAACCACTCTTGATCGAAGGAAACTTGGGAGAATAA